A window of Candidatus Polarisedimenticolia bacterium genomic DNA:
GATCTTCGAGCGATTCGAGCTTTTTCATCTCACGATCCTTCCATCGACCGGATTGATTGTCATGGAGGAATCCTACACCATCGATTTTGATTTTCTAGGTATTGTGCGATGCAAAATCAATCGGGCGCGGTTTTCGCGCTCCTACGGCATGAATCGGGGGACGGAAATCGCGCGAGAAAATCGCGCGAGATGAGGGTCGACGAGCTTGTTCGGGAACCGCTGTAGAGGATCGACGGGAAATCGGACAATAAAAAAGCCCCCGGTTTCCCGGGGGCTTCGAGTCGGGATTGAAACCTAGGGAGTCGGCTCGGAGGCGCTCACCTCGCGATTCTTGCTGTTGCAGGCCTTGCCGCAGATGCGGTTCGAGTGCACATCATTCTGATCGGAGCCAAAGAGGGCACGGCAGCACTGCTGGCAATCCTGCGTCTTCGGGAGCTGCTGGCAGTCGGTAATCGAGTCGAGGCTGGGGGTCGGGAGCGAACTGACTTGCTTGGGTCCGGAGACCTTCGAAGGAGCCGTCCCGGAAGCCTTGGCCGTCAGCGAGGAGCCGAACACGCCGATCAGTGATTGGACCTGGTTCCGCAGCAGCGGAGCGCTGCCGTTCTGCGACTGAATCGTAATTCCGAGATGGCGGAATGCCTGGACCGCGTCCTCCTCGGTGGCGGGAGAGGTGAGATCGTCGCGCAGCTTGATCCCAGCCTTCTGCAGCGTCTCCGAGGCCGTTTCCGCGGTGAGGGGGGCCGCATCGGTGTCGCCGGAGAGACGGTCCGCCAGCATCACCGCGAATTCTCCGACGCTCACGCCTTGTGAGGCGGGAGCGGCGCCGAGCAGGAGGGCCATGACGATGACCAGGGCGGAGGCCGAAAGAATGGTGCGCATTCTGATGACTCCATTTGAATGGAACATTAGGTTCATGGGGGTTCTCCTCGCAAACCGGAATGTCAGTAAACTGGCCTTAATATGCCGTGAAATACGAAACAGTCAACGCAAAATCTGGTGTCAGCATTGTGAGCAATGATACAAAAAAGGCGCACCGAGGAGACCCTCGGTGCGCCTTGTTGGAAATGAGTTCGAGTAGGGCGAATCGCTTAGGGCGTCGGCTCGCCAGGGCTGACGACCAGGTTCTTCTTCTGGCACAGCCGGCCGCAGACCTTACCGCTCAGGTTCAGCTGGTTCTTGCAGCAGTCCATGCAGGGGTTGCAGACCGACTGCGGTCCCGAGCAGGGGGACGGAGGCCGGGGCAGCGCCTGGCAATCCAAAGGCGTCGTGTCGAGCGACGGAATCGCCTCGGTCGTGCCGCCGGTGCGTGCATTGAACGTGCCGGTGTTCTTCTCGGAGGCGGAAGCCAGGTTGCTGCCGAAGATCCCGACGAGACTGGCAGCCCGATCGCGGCTCAGGAAACTCTCGGGATGGTCCGTCTGAAGGACGATGCCCAGCTGTCCGAACAGGCTCGCGGCTTCCTTCTCCGTCAGCGGGCTGTTCAGATCGGCAGCGAGCTTGACGCCATGCTTCTTGAGCAGGTTGGAGGCGCTTTCCTTGGTGAGGGCCGCATCGTCGCTCTGGATCTTGGACGCGACCATGACCGCAAAGTCGCCCACCGACAGGCCATCGGAGGGAACCGGTGCGGCGGCAAGGAGCACCGACAGGGAAAGAGCACAAGCAAGAGAGCCGACAAACAAAACCCTTCTACGATCCATAAGGATTCTCCCCCTCGTTGGCGGAATGCTTTGTCCGGCCTGGATAATACGGTGAAGCCGAAGGGCCGTCAAGCGTTAATTTGGCCAAAAAGTGCGCATTTAGGCCGGGACAAGGCCCAAATATAGGTCTTTCGGCTTCGCCGTCACGCGAAGGATGGCGCCCGGGCGACCTCCGAAAAGTCCTTTAAATCCGCTCAAGTAATGGCGTCCGGAATCATTATTACCTTGACATCCTTTGGTTTCGCCGTATTTACAGAATCCTGCTTTCTGCTCGTACCAAAAACCAGTAGCGCTGAGGGGGGCTTCATGGCGCGCTGTTGGCGTTATTTCTCTGCCGGTTTGGCCCCCGGCCGGGGTTGTCGATGAAGGCGACCCGCTTCCTCGGACGGGTTGCGCTGGGCGTCGCCTTTGCGGTTGCCGCCGGTTTGCAGCCTCCCCCCGCCGCCGTTTCCGATTTCAGCTATTACGTCGATTTCGCATCCCCTGCGACCACGAACTGCACCCCGACTTCCTCGGGATGCACCGGCCAGTGCGCCAGCCCGACCTGCGGCACCCAGGCGACGCCCTGCCACAGCATCCAGGCCGCCATCAATATCGCCAACTGCAATATCGGAGCAAACACCGCGCTGGAAGCCGACGTCAACGTGGCCGCCGGCACCTATCCGGAGCGTCTCTTCGTCTACCCCAACATCCACCTGATCGGGGCGGGGAAAGACGTGACCACCATCGACGCCAAGGGTCTTCTGCGCTCCGCGGTGATCATGTCGAAGCAGACCCTGTTCGGGTTCGCCAGGCCGGGAGTCAAGTTCTCGATCACGGGATTCCGCATCATCCACGGCAGCGGCGATCGGATCGATCTGGTCGACTCGGGTGGGAACCATTATTTCCAGATGGGGGGCGGCGGGATGCTGCTGTTCGGCCAGATCGGAACCACGGGCTGGCCCTCCGTCACCGATTGCCGTATCGAGGACAACACGATCATCGAGAACACCCCGGCGACGCCGGCCCCGGACTGGAACGGCGGCGGGATCTACGTTGCGGTGGGAGGCCCGATCATTTCGGGGAACATCATTCAGCGCAACACCATCACCCCGCCCAACCAGAGCGGCCAGGTGGATGCGCTGGGATGGGGGGCCGGAATCTATTCGCTCAACTTCGACTGCCTCCCGCTCATCACGCGCAACGTGGTACGCAATAACGTCACTGTCGCCCAGGTGGGAAGCGGCGCCGGCATGAACGTCGCAGGGAACGAGGGAACGATCATCAGCAACAACCTGGTGGTCGGGAACTCCGCCAACATCGAGGGGGGCGGCATCTACATCTACGCGGCCGCGGCTTCCGCTTACAACAACGTCGTCTTCGGGAACATCGGCGGCGGCGCGGGAGGCGGCTTCAGCACCGGAAGCCCGATTGCCGACATCGACGTCACCAACAATACCGTGGTCGGCAATGTCCTGACCGTACATACCGTCCCCAAGGGGGCAATCTTCTCCTCCGTCGGCGGGGGCATCTACTCCTCCTTCATCCTGAGCCAGCAGAGCCAGCCGCTGAACCATCTGACCAACAACCTGGTCGCCAAGAACGATGCCACCTCCCTGGGGGGCGGCGGCGGGCTTTACACCTATAACGCGTTCGCCACCAACGATCACAACGACTACTTCGGTGATGCGCCCAACGAGATTCGCGGCGATTACACCGAAGCGACCGTCGTCGGGACCAACGGCAACCTGTCGGTGGATCCGGTCTTTGCCAATATCCCGACCTTCTGGGATCACACGAATGCGGCGGGCGCCTCGAACACCGTGGTGGTCTTCGATGCCACGCGTTACGCCGTGGGCAACCAGATCGAATACAACGACGACGGCGTCGCCCGGCAGATTACCGGCATCAACACCAGCACCAAGACGCTCACCTTCACGCCCGCGATCACCTACAAGACGTGCAGCAACGCCGTCAACGCCTCCTGCACCGTGAACACCGACTGCGTCTCCCCGGGGACGTGCAATACGGTGACGACCCAGGCGAACCGGATCCTGGCCAATTGGGGTGCCAGCACCAACGTGACCGAGGACCTGCGCCTGACGGCTTCCTCGCCGGTGCGCGACGCCGGAACGAACACGCCGCAGTTCGGGACGACTCCCACGACCGACTACGATCAGCTGCCCCGCCCCGTGGATGGGGACCAGAACGGATCGCTGATCAACGACATCGGCGCCTACGAGTTCCGCCTGCCCGACACCGACGGTGACGGAGTGGGGGACGCCCTCGACTGCGATGATCTGGTGAACAGCGTCTGGACGGCGCCGCCCGACGTGGCCGCTCCGCTGTCGATTTCGAGCGCCCAGATGCTCTCCTGGATGCATGCGCCGCAGTCGAACGTCTACAACGTCTACCGCGGCACGATCACCTCGCCGTGGACCTGGAACCCGTCCTGCTTCGCCTCCGAGATTCCGGGCCTTTCCACGTCGATCGCCGCCTCGGCTCCGGCCCTGGGGACGGCGCAGTATTTCGTGGTCGGCGGGGTCAACTCCTGCGGCAGCGGACCGATTCATACCGTTTCGACGGTCTTTCCGCCTTCGGTCTGTGATCCCGCGCCGGGCGATGCCGACGGCGATGGAGTCGCCAACCTCAACGACAATTGTCCGACCGTCTCCAACAACACCCAGCTCGACCCCGAGCACGACACCGTCGGGACGGCCTGCGACAACTGTCCGACGACCTACAACCCGAACCAGCTCGACGTCAACGCCAACTCCCAGGGAGACCATTGCGAGGACGGCGACGGCGACGGCTCTTTCCTGGTGAACGACTGCAACGACTCCAACCCGGCGATCCACCCCGGCGCCACGGAGATCTGCAACGGGGTGGACGACAACTGCACCGCGGGAATCGACGAAGGCTTCGATGGCGATGGCGATGGCGTCACCACCTGCGGCGGCGACTGCAACGACGCCAATCCGGCCATCCGGCCCGGGGCGACCGAGATCTGCAACGGGGTGGACGACAACTGCACCGGGGGCATCGACGAGGGCTTCGACGCCGACGGCGACACCTTCACGACCTGCGGCGGCGATTGCAACGACTCCAACGTGAACATCCATCCCGGCGCCGCCGAGGTGTGCAATGGTCTCGATGACAACTGCACCGCCGGAATCGACGAAGGCGGCAACGCGTTGTGCAGCGACACCAACAGCTGCACCAGCGACGTCTGCGGCGGCGCCGCCGGCTGCCAGTTCTCGCCGGTCCCGGACGGCAACGCCTGCAATGACAGCAACGCCTGCACCCAGACCGACGCCTGTGCCTCGGGCGTCTGCAACGGAACCAACCCCGTGGTGTGCAGCGCCCCGGACACCTGCCACGACGCGGGTACCTGCAACACCACCAGCGGCGCGTGCGAGAACGCGCCCCCGAAGCCGGACAACACGCCGTGCAGCGACGCCGACCTCTGCACGCAGACCGACACCTGCCAGACGGGAGTCTGCACCGGCAGCAATCCGGTCGTCTGCTCCCCGTCGGATGACTGCCACGACCCCGGCACCTGCGCTCCGGCCACCGGAGTCTGCTCGGTCGGAGCGCCCAAGGCGAACGGCTCCAGCTGCAGTGACGGCAACGCTTGCACCATGAACGATACCTGCCAGACGGGGGTCTGCCAGGCGGGCGGGCTGCGTGACGGCGACGGCGACGCGCACGTCGACGGGCTGTGCGGCGGAGATGACTGCAACGACCTCAACAACGCCGTCTGGCACGCACCGTTCGAGGTCACGAATCTGATCCTGACGACGACCTCGCCCGCGAACCCGGCGTGGGATTCGCAAGCCGGAGCGGCGGGACCCGAGACGACCTACGATCTGGTGTCGGGCAGCTTCGGACCCGGCGGAGGCAGCATCAGCTTCGCAGCCGCGAGCTGCCTGCAATCGGGCGGAGCGGGCAATTCCTTCCCCGATGGTCGTCCCGATCCGACGGCGGGGCTCGCCTACTGGTACCTGGCGCGCGGCCGGAACTCGTGCGGTACCGGGACCTATGGCACCGTGCCGCGCGACACCAATATCCCAGCCTGCCCATAACTCCCAGACGACTCATCCCTGCAGGGCGAAGCCGTGTGCGCCAGGGTCGGCTCGTCTCGCGCCGTGTCCTGGCGCTGAAATCCGGGAGATCAGCATCGTTTGCCAGTCGAGAGGCGCCGGAGAAAGGCCGCCCTTTCAACGCCTCGATGACGAAAGGGAAGGACTGAGCTAATGGGCAAGCCGGCAGGGTCCCCGTGTCAGGCAGGGGGGCAGGCTCTCGAGCGAGCGCTAGGCCGACGGGCGATGCCTGAAGAAACGGTCGTGCGCGAACATCAGGAGGGTCGAGACGAAGCCGATCAGGGAGACGACGATCCACATTCCCGCGGGGCGGCCCCCTTTGAGATAGTGCTCCACGAGATAACCGGAAAGGGGTCCCGCCGCCAGCGATCCAAGGGCCACCGGCAGGAAGGCGAACCCCATGAAGGTTCCCACCTGGTCGGCGGGCGCCAGGTCGGCCACGTACTCGTAGAAGCGGGGCGCCTGGAGCGACTCGCCGACCGCGAACAGGGCGATGGCGGTCACCACCACCGGCAGGATCGGCGAGGCCGCAATCAGCAGCCACGAAGCGCTGGCCACGGCGAATCCCAGGATCATGGCGCTCAACGGCCGGACCCGCTTCATGAGGGCGGTCACCGGGATGGTCAGGAAGATGATGGCGGCGGCGTCCACCGCCTCGATCAGCTCGAAGCGCGAATAGCCGACGACGTCGCGGACATAGAAGGGAAGCGAGTAGAAGATCTGCCAGAACATGATCCAGAAGCCGGAGAAGACCACCAGGAAGCTGATGAACTTGAAATTGCCGAAGACCACCACCATGTCGGCGAAGACTTTGCCGAAGGTGCGGGCCGGCGCCTGCCCTCCTCCCTCCGGCTCCTGGAAGAAGAGGAAGGTGGCGACGAGATTGAACAGCGACACCGCCGCTGACATCATGAGGACATATTCGATCCCCATGCCTTCGCGGACCTGCAGCGCCAGCACGGGTCCCAGCGCCCCTCCCAGATTCACCAGGGTGTAATAGATCGAATAGCCCAGCGATTTGGTGTCTTCGTTCGTGGTGCGGGCCACCGTGCCGACGATGCACGGCTTGATGAGCGATCCGCCGATGGCGGTCAGCAGGAGGGCCCCCACGGCGTACGGTATCTTGCCCATCAGCGACACCAGGCCCTGGCCCTGGGGCATGCCGGCCAGGCCGACCGCGAAGTACCCGAGGCTGAAGATGAAGAAGCAGGCCGCCAGGCTGCGCTTGAAACCGTAGCGGTCGACAAAGACGCCGGCCAGGATCGGCAGGAAGAAGACCGCGAATCCGTAGAACCCCACCAGCGAGTTGCCCAGCGCTCCCAGCCCCACCTTCTCCACCAGGTAGACGGCCAGGATCGCCTTGGAGCCGTAGAAGGCGAAGCGCTCCAGCAGCTCCAGCCCGTTCGCTATCCAGAAAGTGCGGGTGAAGCCGGTTCTCAGGCGCTCGAAGCTCGCGGTCAGCTCCACGGTTCCTCCATGTCGCGGCCGTGCGGCCTATCCAGCGCGGGGCCGGGGTTGGGAATCGCCGTCACGGTGTCAGTCTCGTCGGGCGCGTCGACGCGCGACAGCTTCCAGTCGAAGCTCTCGAGGCGCTTGCGGACCTCGTCCAGGTTTCGGGCGGCATTCAGGAAGTGCTTGGACATCAGGTCGAAGGACTCGCGGGTGGCGCGGAAATCGCCCTGCAGCGTGGCCAGGGTCGCCACGATGCGGCGCGCCCCCTCCTCGATCCGAAGACCGCGCAGGCCGAGCTGCAGGGTGGAAAGGTAGAGCGAGAAGGTGTTCGGGGACACCGGAAAGACGCGCAGACCGAGCACCTCGGCCCACAGCGCTTCGACCTCCTCGCCCCGCTCGCCGTGCACGAAGGCCTCGTAGTAGACGCTCTCCGCCGGGACGTACATCAGGGCCAGATCGAGCGTCCCCTCCTGGGGCCGAATGTAGCGCGAGGCGATGGCGCGCGCGTGCCGCCGGATGTCGTCGGTGAACGCCTTGCGGGCTCTGCGGGACTCGTCCTCCCCGCGGCTGGAGAGGAGCTTCTGGAAATTCTCCAGCGGGAACTTGGCGTCCACCGGCACCAGGCCGCCGGGGAGCCGGATCGCCGCGTCGACCTTCTCCCCCCCCGCGAAGGCGTGCTGGATGCGGTAGTCGGTCGGCGGGAGCATGTTGCCCAGCAGGTTCTCGAGCAGCTGCTCTCCCAGATTGCCGCGCACCTTCGGGGCCCGCAGGATGTCCTGCAGCTTGCGCAGGTCCGCTCCCATCTCGGCGAGGTGGCGGATCTCGTCACCCAGCCGCACCAGGCGCTCCTGCAGGGCGCCGACGCGGTCGCCCACTTCCTTCGACTGCGAGACCATCTGGCCGGTCACCTGAGTCTGCGAGGCCTGCACCAGATCGGTGAGAGCCTTGGTCCCGATGGAGAGCTGATCGCCGGTCTCGCGCGTGATCTGGTGGCGGGTCTCGTGCAGCGTGCGGATCAGGTCGGAGACCTGCTGCTGCAGCTGCGTGAGAGCCAGGTGCTCGCCGTCGCCGGGGCGTGCGGCGCGGCGCTGCAGCAGCCAGAAGAGGCCGGCGGCACCCAGCGCGCCGAGGAGCATCAGGGCTGCGCCGGAGAGGAGAGTTCCATTCATCATGGATCCTGCACCCGAATGAAGAAGGAAGGCGGGCCAGCAAAGCGGACCGGAGTGTAAGGAGGGGCGAAGCGGAGTGTCAAGAGGCTCGCAGGACGGCGAATTTCAGGTAGCGCGTCTCGGGCACCCCTGGAAGCACCGGATGATCGGGAGACTGGCCGCGCTGCGCCACCAGGCGCACGGAGCGCTCCGAATCGGCCGCCGCGTCGCGCAGGATAGAGAGGAACTCCTCGGCTCCGAGATGAAAGGAGCAGGAGGAAGTGAGCAGGAAGCCGCCCGGCGCCAGGATGCGCAGGGCGCGCAGGTTGATTTCCTTGTAGCCGCGGATCGCCTGCGGCACGCTCCGGGCCGACTTGGTGAAGGCGGGCGGGTCGAGGACCACGATGTCGAAGCGCTCCTTGCGGCGGTCCAGGTCGTGCAGCAGGTCGAAAGCGTTTCCTTCCTCGTAGCGCGCGCGCTCCTCGAAACCGTTGAGCGCCACATGCCGGCGCGCCTGCCGGATGCATTCGGCCGAGACATCGACCCCTTCGACGTGGGCGGCCCCCGCCTTCAGGGCATACAGCCCGAAACCGCCGGTGTTGCAGAATGCGTCGAGGACCCGCCTTCCCGCCGCCAGCGGCTGGATCTCGCGGCGGTTCAGCCGCTGATCCAGGAAGAGCCCCGTCTTCTGGCCCTCCGCGGGACGGACCTTCAGGTCCAATCCGTCGAGCCTCACCGCAATCTCGTCGGGAACGCTTCCGCGGAGCACCCCCGCCGTGGGAGAGAGTCCTTCGTGGGTCCGGCTGGAAAGATCGCTGCGCTCGTAGATGCCGGCGGGGGCGAGCCGCTCCGACAGCACCTCCAGAATCGTCTCCCGCCAGCGCTCCATCCCCAGGGTGCCGAACTGCACGCACAGGTAGCGATCGTAGCGGTCCACCACCAGGCCGGGAAGGCGATCTCCTTCGCTGAAGATCAGGCGCAGGGTGGTTTCTCCCGGGAAGACTTGCTCCCGATAGGCCAGGGCGTCCTCCAGCCGCGCGGCGAAGAAGGCCCGGTCCACCTTCTCCTCGGCATGTCGCGTCAGGACCCGCAGCGCCAGCGTCGAAGCCGGGTTGTAGGTGGCGCGCCCGAGAAGCCGCCGGCGGAAATCGCGCACCTCCACCACGTCGCCCGCGGCGACCCCCTCGTCCACCGAGGCGATCTCGGAGGCGTAGGCCCAGAGGTGTCCCGACTTGATCCGCTGATCCCTGCCCCGCGCCAGCACGACCGCGCCCACGCGCTTCTCCCGCTGAATCCGGCGTTTCGTTGACCGCCGGGGGGGAGGAGGCTATCATCCGGACGCTCCGGCGCCAAGCGTGACTCATCCATGGAAGAAAACCTTCCCCGACGGAGGTCTCATGACCGCTTCAGAGTCGTTCACCCGTCTCTGCGCCCGACTCGCGATCCCGGCGCTCCTGCTCTTCGCTCCCGCTCTCATGGCCGCCGAGGTGCCGGGCAAGCCGGCCGCCGGCCCCCACCGCGGCACCCTGGTCGAGCTCAAGTCCCAAAGACCGATGAAGGGGTACCTGGTGAAGCCGGAGGGCAAAGGACCCTTCCCCGGCATCGTGGTTGTCCAGGAATGGTGGGGTCTCAACAACCAGATCAAGGGAGTGGCCGATCGGCTTGCGGCCGAAGGATACGCGGCGATCGTTCCGGATCTCTACCATGGCAAGATAGCCACCGACCCGGAGCAGGCGCATGTCCTGATGCGCGGGCTGGATGACAAAGAGGCGCTGGCCGATCTGGGAGCGGCGGTCGATTACCTCAAATCGCTACCCGAGGTCGGCAGCTCGAAGATCGGCTCGGTCGGCTTCTGCATGGGCGGCGGATTGTCGCTGCAGCTCGATTTGAATCGACCCGATATGGCCGGCGCGGTGATGTTCTATGGGCAGCCGGAGAGCGATCCGGCACGGGTCAAGAAGGCGGCCGGGCCGGTGCTCGGGCTGTTCGGCGAGCAGGACGAAGGGATTCCGAAAGAGAAGGTCATGGCCATGGAGAAGGCGCTCAAGGATGCGGGCAAGGGGGTCGAGGTGAAGATCTATCCCGGTGCCGGGCACGCCTTCTTCAACGAGACGCGTCCCTCGTACAATGCCGCGGCGGCGGCCGACGCCTGGAGCCGTACCCTCGCCTTCTTCAAGACCAACCTGAAGGGGTGACGTGACCCAGCTTGCGGGCCTCCGGCAGGCCTTCGATCTCCATCCCGAAGCGATCTACCTCAACGCCGCGAGCGAAGGGCCGCTGCCGCGCGCAGCCGCCGAGGCGATGCGCGCCGCGCTCGACCGCAAGACCCATCCCTTCCGTCTCGGGGGAGAGGACTACTTCCAGATCCCGCAGCGGGCGCGCGAGCGGTGCGCGCGGCTGGTCGGCTGCCGCGCGGAGGAGATCGTCCTCACCCATTCCACCGGCGATGGGATCAACCTGGCGGTGGGCGGCTTTCCCTGGAGCCCGGGAGACGAAGCGCTCTTCCTGAAGGGCGATTTCCCGGCCCTGGTGAACCCCTTCCTGCACGCCCGGACGCGTGGCCTCGCCCCGGTCGAGATCACGCCGGCCGGGAAGTTTCCCGCGCTGGAAGATTTCGCGCGGGCGGCGACGCCGCGCACCCGAATCCTGGCGCTCAGCCACGTTTCGGCGCTGCACGGCTTCCGGCACGATCTGGCCGCGTACGGGCGGTTCTGCCGGGAGCGCGGGATCTTCTTCGTGGTGGATGCGGCGCAATCGGCGGGCGTGATCCCGTTGCGATTCGAAGAGGACGGGATCGATCTGCTGGCGGCGCCGGGGCACAAGTGGCTGCTGGGACTGCCCGGCACCGGCTTCGCGGCCATCCGTTCCGAAGTGATAGAGCGCATGAACCCGCCGGCGGTCGGCTGGATGGGCCTTCTCAGCAATGCCGCCCAGTTCGTGGCGATGCCTCCCTTCGATCTGGCGCTGTTCCAGGGCGGCAGGAAATTCGAGGTGGGGACGACTCCCTATCCTCAGCTGGCCGCGATGATTGCCTGCCTCGACATGCTCCTCGAGAATGACGTCGAGTTGGTTCAGGCGCATGTGGCGGCGCTGCTGGAGCCGCTGTGGGAATACCTCCAATCCTCTCCTTACAAGCTGCTCTCCTCCCCCGAAGCGTCGCATCGCTCCGGGATCCTCGCCTTCACCGGCCGCTTCGCCGCCAAGATCTACCTGCTGCTCAACGAGCGGAAGATCTTCCCCGGGCTGCGCGCCGGGGCCCTGCGCATCTCCCCGCACCTCTACAACACGCCCGAGGACATCGCCCGGCTGATCGCCTCCCTCAAGGAGCTGGAGACGGTCAAGCTCGAGGCGGATCGCAAAGGGGAGAACCTCTGAGGCCCGGAGCTCAGCGCAGCGCGTACAGGTTCCCGTCCATGCTCCCGACGTAAAGGACGCCGTCCGATACCGCCGGCGATGAGACGATGGCGCCGATCGAGATGTAGCGGTAGTAGTCGATGTACATGTCCTCGAAATCGCCGAACACCGGCGTGAAGGCCTCACGGTTGAGGCTGCCGTCGGGGTTGAGCACCTTGAGGCGATCGGTCTTCGAGGATTCGGTCTGGAACTCCCACGCCAGCTTCCCCGATTTCAAATCGACGGCATAGAGCTTGCCGTTGTGGCTGCCGACGTAGGCGTTGCTTCCGGCAATCGCCGCCGAGGAGAAGATGTAGGCCTTGGCGTCGAAGTTGAACCGCAATCGGCCGGTGGCGGCATCGAGGGCCATGAAGCGGGCCGAATCGGAAGTGCCGGCGTAGACGACACCGTCGCGCACAGCCGGCGTGCCGATCACCCACGACTTGCTGGTGGGATAGTCCCACTTCTTGCGGCCGGTCTTGGCGTCGATCGCGTAGACATGTGCGTCGCGACAGCCGACATAGATCGTGCCGTCCACCACCGCGGGCGAGGACTGGAATCCGACCTGGTTGTGGATAGCCGGGTCCTGGCCCGCCTTGAACGTCCAGCGCTCCCGGCCGGTCTCCGCGTCGAGCGCGTACAGGTTGCTGTCCCAGCCCCCGATGTAGACCACGCCGTCCGCCACGGCGGGGGAGGAGTGCACCACGTCCTGGGTCGCGAACTTCCACTGCAGCACGCCCGATTCGGCGTCCACGGCGTAGACGTTGCCGTCGCCGCTGCCGAAATAAACCTTCCCATGCGCCACCGCCGGCGAGGAGATGAACAGGTCCCAGGCGTCGGGGATTGTCTGCGCCGGCGAGGGGTAGCCGTGCAGGTTCTTCGCCTCGAACTTGCGCTCGTACTCGGTGGCGAAGACCCATTTCGGCTTGCCGGTGTCGGCTTCGAGCGCCGCCAGGGCTCCGGCGGAGGAGACGAAGTAGACCGTCTTTCCGTCGACAGCGGGCGTCGAGGCGATCGGCATCCGGGACTTGAAGTTCCACTTTTCCTTGCCGTCCATGTCAATGGCGTAGAGGTTGCCTCCCAGGGAGGCGATGTAGACGACCCCGCCGGCGACGACGGGTGAGGCGACGATCGGCCCCGAGGCGGCAAAGCTCCACTTCATGCCTTCCAGCTTCGCCAGGCCGGGGCCGGAGTAGACCCCGGTGCGGGCGATGTTCCCGTGGAAGGTCGACTGCGCCAGCAGCGGAGAGCCGAGCAGCGCCGAGCAGGCGAAAGCCAGGACGATACGCGTCATCGAGGACCCCTTGTGCGAGAGGATGGGAGAGCAGTCGGTGGTTCTTTACGGACAACCGCCCGCAAAAGGTGCAGGGTAGGAAGTAAAAAGTTGTATCCGGCGGGGAAGGAGTCCTGGGCGCGGGAGGCCGAATGTAACGAGATTTCGGATGCGCGACACTAGAGCGACGGCAGGTCGATCTTGAAGCGCCGGGCGGCGTCGAGCGCTTCGGGATAGCCGGCGTCGGCATGGCGCATGACGCCGGTCCCGGGATCGGTGGTGAGGACCCTTTCCAGCCGGGAAGCGGCCGCGCTCGTCCCGTCCGCGACCACCACCATCCCGGCGTGCAGGGAATAGCCGATGCCGACGCCGCCGCCGTGGTGCACCGAGACCCAGC
This region includes:
- a CDS encoding aminotransferase class V-fold PLP-dependent enzyme, with the translated sequence MTQLAGLRQAFDLHPEAIYLNAASEGPLPRAAAEAMRAALDRKTHPFRLGGEDYFQIPQRARERCARLVGCRAEEIVLTHSTGDGINLAVGGFPWSPGDEALFLKGDFPALVNPFLHARTRGLAPVEITPAGKFPALEDFARAATPRTRILALSHVSALHGFRHDLAAYGRFCRERGIFFVVDAAQSAGVIPLRFEEDGIDLLAAPGHKWLLGLPGTGFAAIRSEVIERMNPPAVGWMGLLSNAAQFVAMPPFDLALFQGGRKFEVGTTPYPQLAAMIACLDMLLENDVELVQAHVAALLEPLWEYLQSSPYKLLSSPEASHRSGILAFTGRFAAKIYLLLNERKIFPGLRAGALRISPHLYNTPEDIARLIASLKELETVKLEADRKGENL
- a CDS encoding PQQ-binding-like beta-propeller repeat protein yields the protein MTRIVLAFACSALLGSPLLAQSTFHGNIARTGVYSGPGLAKLEGMKWSFAASGPIVASPVVAGGVVYIASLGGNLYAIDMDGKEKWNFKSRMPIASTPAVDGKTVYFVSSAGALAALEADTGKPKWVFATEYERKFEAKNLHGYPSPAQTIPDAWDLFISSPAVAHGKVYFGSGDGNVYAVDAESGVLQWKFATQDVVHSSPAVADGVVYIGGWDSNLYALDAETGRERWTFKAGQDPAIHNQVGFQSSPAVVDGTIYVGCRDAHVYAIDAKTGRKKWDYPTSKSWVIGTPAVRDGVVYAGTSDSARFMALDAATGRLRFNFDAKAYIFSSAAIAGSNAYVGSHNGKLYAVDLKSGKLAWEFQTESSKTDRLKVLNPDGSLNREAFTPVFGDFEDMYIDYYRYISIGAIVSSPAVSDGVLYVGSMDGNLYALR
- a CDS encoding dienelactone hydrolase family protein, which encodes MTASESFTRLCARLAIPALLLFAPALMAAEVPGKPAAGPHRGTLVELKSQRPMKGYLVKPEGKGPFPGIVVVQEWWGLNNQIKGVADRLAAEGYAAIVPDLYHGKIATDPEQAHVLMRGLDDKEALADLGAAVDYLKSLPEVGSSKIGSVGFCMGGGLSLQLDLNRPDMAGAVMFYGQPESDPARVKKAAGPVLGLFGEQDEGIPKEKVMAMEKALKDAGKGVEVKIYPGAGHAFFNETRPSYNAAAAADAWSRTLAFFKTNLKG